The Methanofastidiosum sp. region TCTTAGCCTGCCAGACTATCACACCTTCTGTATCAAAAACAGTCACATATCCAGGATTCCCGCAGCACCCGGAGGCTACAACTACTTCAGGGACGCCATCGCCAGTAAAATCGCCGTGCAGGACCTCCCACACGTTTCCACCCATGTTGTGCGTCCATAATTTATTGATATACTCTTCTTCTGCATATACACCCTGGAGCAGTAATCCAGATATAACAAATATCGCCAATAGTAACTTTTTCACTTCAATCACCTCATAAAAGGGAAATTATGTAAGGGAGCGCATATATCGTCCCAATAGTGCTTCCTATATTGGAAAATGCCACAACAAGAATGATCCTTGTGACGCCATTTTTCCAAAGGTCAGTAAACCCGTTAATACTATTTAATCCTTCAAAATCCCTTATTTTAGGTTTTCGGAATTTTATCTCTGCGAGCCCTGCAAACCAGCCGGCGGCTATTGTTGGATTCAACGACGTGATAGGGGCCGCCACAAACGCTACTAGTATAGAGATGGGGTGCGCCAAGGCAAGGGCTGCACCAAGAGCAGACAGCGTGCCGTTTACCATAATCCAGACGAAAAATACCTTTAATGTAAATTCAATACCTTTAGTAAAAAATCCGTATATGACAATCCCAAAGAAAATTATAGGAATTAGGTACCCTATGTATTTTAGATAGCTCTTCTTTTGGGGGATTACTTCAAGCTCTTTGATATCTTTTTTCAAGCCCTTTTTGTTTAGCTCTTTCAATGATCTTATTACCCCATCCATGTGGCCTCTGCCGATAACAGCCACAAACTTCTTGGCATCGCTTTGCAGTATCTTTAGAGCGATGTATCTGTCCCTCTCATCAATTAATGTTTCTTTGACCGACGGTATCTCCTTGGATAGCTCATTTAATAGCTCATTTACTATGTCCTTATCCTGAAGCTTTTCGATAATGTCCTCTTCTTCCTCTTCTTCAAAGAATCCTAGAAAGACCCCAAACATAAGCTTTAACTTTTCTTTGAGCTTCATCTTGTTCCAGGCCCGCTTCAACGTGGTCTGGATGTCTCTATCAATTAGGGCAATTTTTATGTCCTCTTTTTCTGCAACGTTTATTGCCTCAATAAACTCAGAGCCCGGTTTGACGCCAAACTTATCGCCGAGCCTTTTCTGGTAATTGGATAACAATAGATTGATTAAGAAAAGGAATATCTTTCCCTGCTTTATGATATCTAAAATATTGGTATCTTCCCATTTTTTGACGTTTTTTAGTGCTTGAAACCTGCCTTCACAGAGCTCAACACCCACAACATCGGGCTTTTCTTTTTCTATGATTTCCCTTACTTCATCCACACTTTCCTTTGATATGTGGACTGTTCCTATCAATATGACCTCTTTCCCGCCGATCTCTACTGTTTCTTTTGTCATCTTCTCTTAATAGAAACTAAGATTACCCCTTTTAAATATTACTTAGTAGTGCAATGTAAAAATATTTAAATTGGGAAATTAATATGAAAAGTTAGGCTTTCCATATTTTCCCTATTTTTTTCCATATATTTATATATAGGGAAAAAGATTATTCATTGACTCTATGTAAATAACTGATCCATCTCAGAAGGTCTTCCATGGTAATAGATGATAGTACTGGTCAAAAGATCAAGAGCAATAAAAAATACAATACTTTTCTCCCAGATATATTTATTAATCACGCATATGCGCTTCCCAATATTTCTGTAAACAAGGATGGGGTAATTGTCTATGCTAATGAGGACGCATCGCGGATACTGGGGTATCAGAAAAATGAACTTTTAGGAATGGAAGCCACAGAAATTTACATTAACCCAGCTGACAGAAATCTCTTACTAAAGGAGTTGTATGGCAAGGGGTCAATTCAGAATTTTAATGTCACCATGAAGCGAAAGAATGGCAAGCAAGTCGACTGCAAACTTGAAATGACAGTTTTCAAGGATAGCGAGGGAACGATATTAGGGCATACCGGGACAATTAAAGACATACAACTTGAGAGCGATCTCAGGCGAAAGTTAGAAATAGAAAACAAACAGCTTTTTTCTGTTTTAGAGCAGGTGCCAGTTTACGTCTGTCTCTATGATACTAACCGCAATATTGTTTTTGCAAACAAATTTTTAAGGGACAGATTCAAAAAAATTGAATCAAAAAAATGTTACAAAGTTTTTTATGACGCTGATAAGCCTTGTGGGGATTGCCCAGTACAAAGGGTATTTGAAAGTAATAAACCAATAGTCTATGAAAAAACTCAAAGAGATGGCAAGACGGCCGAAATCCACACCTATCCTTTTGTTGATATAGATG contains the following coding sequences:
- a CDS encoding TraB/GumN family protein → MTKETVEIGGKEVILIGTVHISKESVDEVREIIEKEKPDVVGVELCEGRFQALKNVKKWEDTNILDIIKQGKIFLFLINLLLSNYQKRLGDKFGVKPGSEFIEAINVAEKEDIKIALIDRDIQTTLKRAWNKMKLKEKLKLMFGVFLGFFEEEEEEDIIEKLQDKDIVNELLNELSKEIPSVKETLIDERDRYIALKILQSDAKKFVAVIGRGHMDGVIRSLKELNKKGLKKDIKELEVIPQKKSYLKYIGYLIPIIFFGIVIYGFFTKGIEFTLKVFFVWIMVNGTLSALGAALALAHPISILVAFVAAPITSLNPTIAAGWFAGLAEIKFRKPKIRDFEGLNSINGFTDLWKNGVTRIILVVAFSNIGSTIGTIYALPYIISLL